Proteins co-encoded in one Garra rufa chromosome 21, GarRuf1.0, whole genome shotgun sequence genomic window:
- the gja10a gene encoding gap junction protein alpha 10 a, whose product MGDWNLLGSILEEVHIHSTIVGKIWLTILFIFRMLVLGVAAEDVWVDEQSEFVCNTDQPGCKNVCYDQAFPISLIRFWVLQIIFVSSPSLVYMGHALYHLRALEKERHRRKVQLRAELEETEGLLEEHKKLEKELRKLEEQKKIRKAPLRGSLLRTYIIHILTRSVVEVAFIVGQYILFGIGLDPLYKCERVPCPNSVDCYVSRPTEKTLFMVFMIVIAGASLFLNLLEISHLGVKKIKQTLSGLQLVEDDSLYKPKHSTIQQLCVMSNMSPHKNPQLKTFIQQGQTDPSLFLTSACIGSSSDMLRYNSFATATLPVSCITQQPRQMRQPSQGMIHELHSQGSMDLLEDRENHVQHLESSNGSERDVRPFNSGLLVPEGHTEIPACLRTALHRPSRAPDLGDDTVSSESDFCPPNRKASFMVRMPSDSISGSPSCRTSTMDSESELGSLSDLPMNPPPGGGRRMSMVSRCNLRVALILPRKTCWINITGQKYRLNPFPTL is encoded by the coding sequence ATGGGGGACTGGAACTTGTTGGGGAGCATTTTAGAGGAGGTTCACATTCACTCCACCATCGTGGGTAAAATCTGGCTGACCATCCTGTTCATATTCCGGATGCTGGTTCTTGGCGTTGCAGCCGAGGACGTTTGGGTGGACGAGCAGAGCGAGTTCGTCTGCAACACGGACCAGCCAGGATGCAAGAACGTCTGCTACGACCAAGCGTTCCCGATATCGCTCATTCGCTTTTGGGTACTTCAGATCATTTTCGTTTCCTCACCTTCGCTGGTGTACATGGGACATGCATTGTACCACCTGAGGGCTTTGGAGAAAGAACGTCACAGGAGGAAAGTCCAGCTGAGAGCCGAGCTGGAAGAGACGGAGGGCCTCTTGGAAGAGCACAAGAAGTTGGAGAAGGAACTGAGGAAGCTAGAGGAGCAGAAGAAAATTAGAAAGGCTCCTCTGAGGGGCTCCTTGCTGCGCACATATATAATTCATATCCTTACCAGATCAGTGGTGGAAGTGGCGTTCATTGTGGGGCAGTATATCTTATTTGGGATTGGACTGGATCCTTTGTACAAGTGCGAGAGGGTGCCTTGCCCGAACAGCGTGGACTGTTATGTCTCCAGGCCGACGGAGAAGACCCTCTTCATGGTTTTCATGATTGTCATCGCAGGGGCTTCGTTGTTCCTCAACCTCTTGGAAATATCCCACCTGGGggtgaaaaaaattaaacagactCTGAGCGGCCTCCAGCTCGTCGAAGACGACAGTCTTTACAAACCCAAGCACTCAACTATTCAGCAGCTGTGCGTCATGTCAAATATGTCGCCCCACAAAAACCCTCAGTTGAAAACTTTTATCCAACAGGGGCAAACGGACCCTTCGCTGTTTCTAACCAGCGCTTGCATCGGCTCGAGCAGCGACATGCTCCGGTACAACAGTTTCGCCACGGCCACTCTCCCGGTGTCCTGCATAACCCAGCAGCCCCGGCAAATGCGCCAGCCTAGCCAGGGAATGATTCATGAACTCCACTCCCAAGGGTCCATGGACTTACTAGAGGACCGGGAAAACCACGTCCAGCATTTAGAGAGCAGTAACGGTTCGGAGAGGGATGTTAGGCCTTTCAACTCAGGTCTTCTGGTTCCTGAGGGCCATACGGAAATACCAGCTTGCCTTCGCACCGCTCTGCACAGGCCTAGCCGTGCGCCAGACTTAGGGGACGACACTGTGTCCTCCGAGAGCGACTTCTGTCCGCCCAACCGGAAAGCCAGTTTTATGGTCCGTATGCCCTCGGACAGCATTTCAGGCAGTCCGTCCTGTCGCACCTCCACAATGGATTCAGAGTCCGAACTGGGTTCCCTCAGTGACCTGCCCATGAACCCACCACCAGGGGGAGGACGACGGATGTCTATGGTAAGTAGATGCAATTTGCGGGTCGCCTTGATTTTGCCAAGAAAGACATGCTGGATCAACATTACTGGCCAAAAATATAGACTTAACCCATTCCCTACCCTCTAA
- the ankrd6a gene encoding ankyrin repeat domain-containing protein 6: MGHQTALHRAAVVGNRDAISALIQGGCALDLQDKEGNTALHEVSWHGFCSCVKLLVKAGANVQVKNKAGNTPLHLASQNGHSQTAQVLLLGGAMPDSKNNACDTCLHIAARYNHLAMIKILLGSFCSVAEKNQIGDTALHVAAALNHKKTVDLLLEAGADANIKNNTGHTALDKARDNNNRDLAILLAKSNQVQRFSRGKTVRKRRDVLRAQRTTQSLPRVQSSREKDCTELAEDTNNSDQVHHRIQPERNAATLSPGTTRKIRSPRRKLEHVFRREYQLHERGSPSYRVKHSSSSSQEEEETPGKAFQLYTLYRDKDGQIKQAPVNDCHCKPLIKTLENKLKAAKMEMRSKVHTVQEEINCRLGRIEQKNKHQIKVLEKLTQERVSAERMECHYRINQRATLERMEGERKQQVAASNAVKSWCMSKIQDLEVQMPAETQYYKLLRSPSVDQSLVNSDPEGLPLLSLVSEESSSSLATYVNVLPSPGARPNNDVKSLEFEDARGRRYFEMKLNSSSAPSVVKHKPLSRKLASADPKWHRAEVQEADVSKSRSDKRDELCDSSSLSTSSKRFNNSDTEPAPGSAWKHSRHLKDRIKAHHAQTQQSNTMKTLEVFSQRPVEATFTQERANLHAMEVTQRFFETVSTQLERWYERKIQEAQKVAEQKALQDRASLLERINTLEEELERLRTNTNTNS, from the exons ATG ggtcATCAAACAGCCCTGCACCGGGCAGCTGTTGTGGGCAACCGTGACGCCATCTCTGCCCTCATTCAGGGAGGCTGTGCACTTGATCTACAAGACAAG GAGGGAAACACTGCTTTGCATGAGGTATCATGGCATGGCTTCTGTTCATGTGTAAAGCTACTGGTCAAAGCTGGAGCCAATGTCCAAGTGAAGAACAAA gcagGAAACACACCTCTACATCTAGCATCTCAGAATGGCCATTCCCAGACCGCTCAAGTGCTACTACTAGGTGGAGCAATGCCTGACAGCAAAAACAATGCAT GTGACACATGTTTACATATTGCAGCACGCTACAATCACTTGGCAATGATTAAGATCCTCTTGGGTTCTTTCTGCTCTGTGGCTGAGAAAAACCAG aTAGGAGACACTGCGCTCCATGTCGCTGCTGCCCTAAATCACAAGAAAACTGTCGATCTGTTACTGGAAGCAGGAGCTGACGCAAACATCAAAaataat ACAGGCCACACTGCTCTTGATAAAGCCCGGGACAATAACAACCGAGATTTGGCTATTCTTCTAGCAAAATCCAATCAG GTGCAGCGTTTTTCTCGTGGAAAGACAGTGAGAAAAAGACGAGATGTCCTGCGGGCCCAGAGGACAACTCAGTCCCTCCCCAGAGTTCAATCCTCCAGAGAGAAG GACTGTACCGAACTGGCAGAAGACACAAACAACAGTGATCAAGTACATCACAGGATACAACCTGAACGAAACGCAGCAACTCTGAGTCCCGGCACGACGAGAAAGATCAGAAGTCCAAGAAGAAAG ttgGAACATGTGTTCCGGAGAGAGTATCAGCTACATGAGAGAGGTTCTCCATCCTACAGAGTAAAACACAGCAGCTCCAGCTCTCAAGAGGAAGAGGAAACTCCTGGAAAAGCCTTTCAGCTTTATACACTCTACAGGGATAAAGATGGACAGATAAAGCAG GCTCCTGTGAATGACTGTCACTGTAAGCCCCTCATTAAAACCCTGGAGAATAAGCTGAAAGCCGCAAAGATGGAGATGAGGTCCAAGGTTCACACGGTCCAAGAGGAGATCAACTGCAGGCTGGGCAGAATAGAGCAAAAAAACAAGCATCAG ATTAAAGTTCTTGAGAAACTCACGCAGGAGCGTGTGTCGGCTGAGAGGATGGAGTGTCATTATCGAATCAATCAAAGAGCCACCTTGGAACGCATGGAGGGCGAGAGAAAACAG CAGGTAGCTGCTAGTAATGCAGTGAAAAGCTGGTGCATGTCTAAGATTCAGGATCTTGAAGTGCAGATGCCTGCAGAGACACAATACTACAAACTTCTACGCTCTCCATCAGTGGATCAGTCTCTGGTAAATTCGGACCCCGAGGGTCTCCCGCTGCTGTCGCTCGTCTCTGAGGAGAGCTCCAGCTCGCTGGCCACCTATGTTAATGTGTTGCCCAGCCCAGGAGCACGTCCTAATAATGATGTGAAAAGTCTTGAATTTGAGGACGCACGTGGGAGGAGATACTTTGAGATGAAGCTGAACAGTTCTTCAG CTCCTTCAGTGGTCAAACACAAACCTCTATCACGGAAGCTGGCGTCTGCTGACCCCAAGTGGCACCGAGCAGAAGTGCAGGAGGCTGATGTCTCAAAGTCCAGGTCAGACAAGAGGGATGAACTCTGTGACAGCAGCAGCCTGTCCACATCCAGCAAGCGTTTCAACAACAGCGATACAGAACCAGCTCCCGGCTCAGCCTGGAAACACAGCAGGCACCTAAAAGATAGGATTAAAGCACATCACGCTCAAACTCAGCAAAGCAACACCATGAAGACCCTGGAGGTGTTTTCCCAGCGACCCGTGGAGGCCACCTTCACCCAAGAGCGGGCAAACTTGCACGCCATGGAGGTGACACAGCGTTTCTTCGAGACGGTCTCCACACAGCTAGAACGCTGGtatgagaggaagatccaggaagcGCAGAAAGTGGCAGAACAGAAAGCTCTGCAGGACAGAGCCAGTCTACTGGAGAGGATCAACACACTGGAGGAAGAGCTAGAGAGGCTTCGCACCAACACTAATACAAACTCTTGA